TCCATCAGTAAAAGGCAAATCCACATTATTTGGTAAATATGCTAATAAAATGTGTGATTTGTGTGATGTATTCTTCTTTTACTGAAGGATGCTGGTGACATTTTTAAGGTTCAAAAGCATCTTCTATTGCATAAGCTAGCAGAAAATGAGAAACATAGTGTGTAGGAATGTGAAGAAGTGTGGCAAAGGTGCAAAAGGAAGAGTTTGGCGTACCGAAACTAACTGCAACATTTTCCAATCCCATTCAAGTTTCCATATATCCATgaatttcatcaatttcatcaacGGATGAGAATGAAGTCAGTACAGTAGTGGTAGTGATTTTTTATAACCTACTCTCTCCCTCTCACAGCTATTCAAGTTGCTAGAGCTATTATGGATATCATTCTACAAGCTGAGGGGCTTCTATTATTATAGTGTTCTGACAGAGACAGGACTTTCCTAAGCATCTTCAGGAGAGAACTACTGTTTGCATTGCTGAAGGTTAAGTTTTACCCCATACTCAAACAGATGGGCGGTGTGTAGACTGAAAGGGTAAACAAGTGCCTTAAACCTACTTGAGATGCATGTTAAACCAGAATATCCTAAGGAGTTGAATCAAATGGCCAAATTTTGCTGAGGTGTTGGGTTAGTATAATGTCAATGATCATTGCCCTCAAAATAAAGCCATTTGAAGCCCTCTATTAATTTTCCCTTCCTCAACATGCATTTAACTGGGGTTCTCAATCTAAGGTGGATCTGTGGATAACATGTTGAAAGAATATGCTTATGTAAGAGCAAAATGTAGGTGGAAGTGGGGGAATAGGTCTACCTAAAACCAGCCAGACAAGAAAACCTCTCTAGCCATCCTAGATGTATCTCAAACTGGCAGAAAAATTACTAAGGGCCAGACCTTATGAGCCCAAGCTTCCACCTTTCTACATTTTATGGTTCTCGGCTCAAGAAGAAAGGTGGCCAGCAACATAGGCCCTAGTAAATTACACCAACCTACCAGTTCTCGCATATAAATTGGAGCCTCTGTCGAGCCAATTGCAATTATGGATTGCCAAAAGGGGAACACAGTTGCAACTCAAATTCTAGTCCATAGGGCAACTCTCCTGCCTAAGGAAGCAATTTGGGAGGATCTGGGTTCGTCATATCTTAATTTCTGATTTCAAGAGACAGAGAGCTTCTATTTCAAGCAAAAAATGATGTAGCACACTAGATTGCACGTCGAGCTTAGGAATTAGAAAAGTCATTGGCAGTTAAAACTGAAGTTTTCATTACATTTGCAGTAGTTTATTGAATTTGTAAGAGAGGAACCCAATCGGGTAGTTTCTGTTAGGCATCTAGCTCACCTATTTCCATTATTCAGCATCGTATTCACATGACTTGTGCGTGATGAATGGTGAAACGTTCTATCTTGCTCTTTAGGCATTTCATTTCTTTCCTCGTTCATTTTGAAATACAACATAATCATATTAAGAAGTGCAGAAGTCTGATACAAGTATTTACAGAAAAATTCATGAACCAATGATGAAATCATTGAATGGGAAGAATTAGGAGTACTTACATCAATCTTCGCACTTGAAAGAAATGAAATTGACATGTCCACGGATACATTCACTGGGTGACCCCCCACATTGACACATCCAGCCCCAACAGCGTCAACAAGATTGGCTATAGCACCAGGTGCTAATTTTCCTTCTCTATCCTACCAATTCACATCAAAGAAGCTTTAATCTCCAAGCAACAATGCagaggaaaaataaaataaaaaaatcaacttcagAACCCTTCGCATGCATATGAGTAGGCAAGATATATGCCTACACTCAAGAGACAAATAATGAGATACTTACTAGTTACTCCGTCCTCATTTATACAACACTTTCTCCATTTTAAAACAAGCTAAAATGTTTGACATCACTATAGTTATATACAGGAGCGGAGCCACATTGTGGCTAGGGATTTCATCCGAACCCTTTTCGGAGAAAAAATATTCTATTTACATattgttaaaataattttttatgtataaatagtaaatatcgAACCCCTTCAGCTAGTTCTTGTGTgtacttcttcaaattttgaaccccTTATTGAAAATCCTGGCTTCAGCGCACATTTATCACCctattcaagaattcaaattcAATAAACTATTCAAATCTTTGATGTACTGCTTCTTTTATCaaactattattattttcataaggTAAGCTTTTATAGATGTATGACTAGCAACAAGCATATGCTGGTGTAGTGACAAAATACAGAAAAGtcattctttctttgttttataaCAGAAAAATCGCATAATTATTGTCATTTCAGCTACAAAGTCCCCAAACCAATTCAGGCGATGTTTTCGACATGATActagaattaaaaaaagaagggGATTTTCATACAGTGAGTCGAGGAGGAACTTTGAATGTGCAAAAGACACGACCGGATTCAAGGCGATCAACTCGGATACCTCTGAGGGCATAACACTCGTAGAAGCTAAACTCGGCGCCGGTTCGGAGAGGAGGGAAGTCAAGTGACAGAACCCGGTCCAATTCTTCCTGGGTTAGTTCAAGGAAAGCTTTGGCTTTCTCCATTAACTCCTCCTTCCGTGTTTCCTTCAACTCCCaaataaaattattcttttagGGCTTTTCTCATTAATGATGAGAAACACTAAAGGAGAAGATGGTTGGTAAATGCAAAATTTTGTATACATGCTGTGTGATAATTTATTCTGTCATAAGTAATTTTGggataactttttttaaaaaaacataatattaaatgatattttagcaaattttatatatttttaatttaatatcataacaattcaaaaaagataaattattttttaaaatttgtgtaaaattaaaatcaaacaaacaaattaaaatagagaaaaataattttaaaattcttcttttaatagtcatataaatatctaaaatttattttaaatcacaaatattaaaaatttcttttttttggatatCCGcattaaaactctaactaaaatTTAGATCGCACAATATAGGATCTATTCAAACTCCACAATTCTTTTTTAGTTCCGCCTAaaattgatatatgataaaTATAATCTAAATTGGGTAAAAATTGACCTGCATAGTATTATTTATATCTGATGAATAATATGGCAATTGCTCTTGTCGTGCAAAATATTTGTTTGagcattaaataaaaaaatccgACTATATCGCATTGTTGATAAAATCTTATAGTATCAATCAACTACGCCTCAATCCTAAACTCATCATTAGGGTCAAGAATCCTCAGTATCTGTCCCGTTCTATTCGAATCGATTTCAGAACCGATACATAAAGCGTCTCTGAAGGCACCAATTATCAACAAAGTTGTAATAAATGCAATGGTAATCTGCACCAAATTTCTCCATTAACAAGCAAATATTTACATTGGACTTGTTCCTTACAGGTATAAATGCTGCTCAATACATGTGAAGCAAGAGAAAAACTATGCACCAtactgatttttcttttttttgaaaaaacatacATGTGGACCAGGAATTGGAAACTGAAGTACATCTTCAAACAGGCATCTTGGTCCAGAGAAATACTTCACATTTTACATTTTACTAGCATGTTTACCAAATAATGAATGTCGCCCTTCAGCAATGAGTTCCCCCGttgttttatttttcacaaGTACACTTGTTCCGGAATATCCTCCTTTCTGACCCAAGACTCTACCAATGATCTCCAACTCATCCTACAAAACGCAAAGACCTAATCCATAAGTAGAGGTTGAATGCACATTTAGAAAGATGATAAGAAGAAATAacttttgaattgaaatatgGGAGTGATCAAAGGCATGATAAACCACTTTGGGTTGGTTCAGACCCTAACTTACTGAACTGCTAGGCTGAAGAGAATAAAGGAAAAATACGTGATGTGATGCAACATATCAGAAGTCTTCTAGATTAATTCATGGTACCTCTTTCAAATT
This Solanum dulcamara chromosome 8, daSolDulc1.2, whole genome shotgun sequence DNA region includes the following protein-coding sequences:
- the LOC129899133 gene encoding uncharacterized protein LOC129899133, which produces MEKAKAFLELTQEELDRVLSLDFPPLRTGAEFSFYECYALRGIRVDRLESGRVFCTFKVPPRLTDREGKLAPGAIANLVDAVGAGCVNVGGHPVNVSVDMSISFLSSAKIDDELEIIGQVLGKRGGYSGTSVLVKNKATGELIAEGRHSLFGKYASKM